In a single window of the Dreissena polymorpha isolate Duluth1 chromosome 3, UMN_Dpol_1.0, whole genome shotgun sequence genome:
- the LOC127872196 gene encoding uncharacterized protein LOC127872196: MTWLGISRKEYKQAVEQGLDIPFKCSKHGNPIVINTDGYSYSVFKTLKNGGTIWRCSVRNKNVKCQAKLTSNGDKFARNSTNHCHPADPSLLYKKEKSVKIKEDSSNHLYHSAMDLARTALSDRGTRPNLPTAESLQRKANRHRKSQRPSEPTDLEFAVNQDYLNCGDYIIADLRVDRERHILFSTPRQLEILRSTKRWFMDGTFKIVDRPFRGGQLMSIHGFIQFDGKMKQIPLLFALMSRRKKEDYVAVLGEIKSILGAYSVEGFVVDFEAGSWGAIRHVFPGVEIKGCVFHWAQSVWRHVQAVGLGQAYMECKDLWDYVRKLLVLPFVPSSQIEPLFRNLAQRANTEPLRKLVNYIDSTWIQSLTFPIQSWCIYGLHVRTNNDVEGFHTRLNGVSGGRSLTFYKLVPALRKQALEAELDIDQLVDNSVGRRQRNQYRECDRKIFDAWRKYEAKEISTSGLLRLVSRLYGAAEYKV, from the exons GAATCAGCAGGAAAGAGTATAAGCAGGCTGTAGAACAAGGGCTTGACATTCCTTTCAAGT GTAGCAAGCACGGCAACCCTATCGTCATCAATACAGATGGATACTCGTACTCAGTCTTTAAGACGTTGAAGAATGGCGGTACAATCTGGCGATGTAGTGTCAGGAACAAGAATGTGAAGTGTCAGGCGAAGCTCACAAGTAATGGCGACAAGTTTGCTCGAAACAGCACCAACCATTGTCATCCCGCTGATCCAAGTCTGCTGTACAAGAAggaaaaatctgtgaaaatcAAGGAAGACTCTTCAAACCATCTGTACCACTCCGCTATGGACTTGGCGAGAACTGCTCTTTCTGACAGGGGTACCCGCCCAAACCTGCCAACAGCAGAGTCCCTCCAGAGGAAGGCCAACCGTCACAGAAAGAGCCAAAGACCGTCAGAGCCAACTGACCTGGAGTTTGCAGTGAATCAAGACTATCTGAACTGCGGGGACTACATCATAGCCGACCTGCGTGTTGACAGGGAACGGCACATCCTCTTTTCCACACCAAGGCAACTGGAAATACTACGGTCAACCAAGCGCTGGTTTATGGACGGGACCTTTAAA ATTGTAGACAGACCATTTCGCGGAGGGCAGCTGATGTCAATCCATGGGTTCATCCAATTTGATGGAAAGATGAAACAGATTCCACTCCTGTTTGCTCTCATGTCTCGGCGAAAGAAAGAAGATTATGTGGCGGTACTGGGTGAGATCAAATCAATTCTGGGGGCCTATTCAGTGGAAGGCTTTGTGGTCGACTTCGAGGCAGGATCCTGGGGAGCGATAAGACATGTCTTTCCAGGCGTTGAAATTAAAGGATGCGTATTCCACTGGGCACAGTCTGTGTGGCGCCATGTACAAGCAGTGGGGCTTGGTCAAGCCTATATGGAGTGCAAGGACCTGTGGGATTATGTCCGCAAGTTACTTGTGCTTCCTTTTGTGCCGTCTAGTCAGATCGAACCTCTTTTCAGGAACCTCGCGCAGCGTGCAAACACAGAACCTCTCAGGAAACTTGTCAATTACATTGACTCAACCTGGATTCAGTCTTTGACCTTCCCAATACAGAGTTGGTGTATATACGGGTTACATGTCAGAACCAACAACGATGTGGAAGGCTTTCACACACGTTTGAATGGCGTTTCTGGTGGTAGATCACTGACATTCTACAAACTTGTACCTGCACTCAGAAAACAAGCACTGGAGGCTGAGTTGGACATTGACCAGCTGGTTGATAATAGTGTTGGCAGACGGCAAAGAAACCAGTATAGGGAATGTGACAGGAAGATTTTTGATGCCTGGAGAAAGTATGAGGCCAAAGAGATCAGTACATCGGGACTCTTGAGATTAGTGAGTAGGTTGTACGGTGCGGCTGAATATAAAGTATAG